In Peromyscus eremicus chromosome X, PerEre_H2_v1, whole genome shotgun sequence, the sequence AACATTTCCCTGCGACTTCTTGCAATTGGCATACTCCTCAAGAATGGCATCTACATTCTTTTTAGCAGGGAGCTGGAACAACTGCTTCTGCCTAGTAACCAAGTCCCAGTCCTCTACCAGCCATGGTTTTAACTCTTCGGGAATCTTCACCTTCACCTCCATTCTATTCTTAAATGCCTCCTCACTCTCCACAGTGGGGTCAGCCCGCGCCCTTTTCTTACGAGGGGGCTGGGCCACTTCGCTGGTACTGCCACCGTCCCCGTTGCCAGGGGTCTTCTGCTTGTTCTTGCGTGTCTTCCGCACAGAGCCAGAAGGGGGGTTCTCAGCAGAGCGACCCCCCCACCTTCCTGGGAGGGCTGGTTCAAGATTCTTTGGCTGTGAACCAGCTGACTTCTTTCCTGAGGCAGCTCCCCTCATCTTACTTCTCTGCATGTTGCCTCGAGTTGGCTTCTTAAAGTTGTCTTCTTCAGCAGATTGTTGTCCACGAGTTTGAGAAGCCTGCTTTCTGGAACTCATTCAACCCTGCTTTTTATTCCAACCACTGTAACACACAAAGTATTGTATTTGGTTGTTTACTAGCGTGACTTTGAGGACCATCAGAGCACACCACATGCCCAAATCTGTTGGCTATGGATTTCAGGTCCTAGTTCTGGACCATTTATAAGTGCATTTCTATCTCCTCCTTTCTCTAATCCTTACTACCACCCACAACCCTTGCCTCACCCAACAACTCACCAGACATGCCCACAAACTCACTTCTTGATGCTATTTAAAAGACAGGGATTTAATTTTAGAGAAAGATATTGTGACAAAACCATAAAAGGAAATAGAGTTGAAATTCAAGACTTTGGAACAAGAATGAGAATTTGAAAGTAATAGGGAAGAGTAGTTTAATGGGTTGTAGGTAAAATGAATTAACAGTAAAAGTTTGTGTATACAAGTCTAGGGAGGCCTTAACCAGTGTAACGGCAATGAagggaaacaacacacacacacccctcacacagAGGGACACAATAACTGAAGGTTAGATCCAAACTGGACTCTGTACCACTAAGCCTAGAAGGTTAATTAAAAGCGCAGGTTCTCAAGGGTTAGTTTACACCATCAGAAAACAAGATTAGTCCAATGATAGCTACATGCACAAAACATCTCAGTGACTGCTTGCTGCAAGATGAGAACTGGGGAAGGTGGCAGGAACAACATTCATGTTTGGAGGAGGATCTTATTTGTATCATCGTCAAATGAGgatgatatatatacacactgcTCAGAGGAGGAAGATGCTTAGTTTGAGACTTTTGTATCTGGGGTGTGCACTTGAATAGAatgttcaaactcaggtcagaggtcagagcaaAGAAATGGAGATTTAAGTAATTGTTGTATAGCTGGTAGCATATACTATGAACCAGTGAACAGTTTCATTGAGAACAGAGGAATTTTACACATAGAATTCTGGAAAACCTAAGGAAGAAAGGTATCAGGTATTAGAAAGGAGTATCAAGAAAGAGACCACAGATAAAATGAAATGGTGAGACCCTCATTGGAGAATAAGAATGTGATTTTGGAAGCTAAAGTTAGGtttcaagagaaagaaatgttcagTGAAAATATTTAATGCATGTTCAGtgaaaatgcattaaaaataagtCTCCTGCTACTCTTATAGCATGACTCATTAGACAATCCCCTTGACTTACAcaatcttccttctttcccttccaagGACTCCTAGTAAATTCCCAGATGGAATCTTACAGATCTCCTATGGTCTGAAGGATGAAGTGGGAATACAACCTAAAAAGGAAAGTAGGTATGCGCAATGAAGATGAACTTTTGTGACaacatgcaagaaaaaaaaaatgtgtcttagACATATGAACTAAGCAAAGGCCCATACACTGACACTGAAAACGGTGCAATGTCACTAAATAGGGAACTAGCACAGAAAGGGAGCCTAAAATGGACAAATAGCACAGGAAGAACTAAGCACTATTCCTATGACCAATGCGATCCCATGTTTTAAACAGGAGTGTAAATGTGTAAAACATGACTGTTGCATACTCAGGGCAACCCCAAGAAAAGGATGACAGCCCAGCTTTAATTAAAGCCAGATCTAGCCAATCATGTGGGTAGGTATCATGGAATTCCCAAGGAGGAAAATTCAGACTTAAGACTTGCTTAGAAATGAAAGCCATAGGTGCTTAGAATACTATGCAGTTTAAGGAAATACTCTTTAATTCAAAAGACACAAAGCTCCAAGCAGATAGTGGAAGGCAGTATCAGCCTTCCAAGCATTGAAATTGGTGAACACAGAAGCTAACAATATGGGAATGAAAATTATGCTGAGATAAAAATTGCCCTGTAAAGGTTCTGTGGTGATGGTAGCTAGAAATGCCATTATCCTGTAAACTCTCACACTCAAAAAAAGCTAttgctagggtttttttttattttttttttttgcttttttaaatgtagaattaTGAGGACAGAAAGGACCTTGGAGAATGAGTAAAGTCCAGAAAGTTAGACTCAATCTAACTGTTCCATAAAAccgaaaaaaaaatttttaaataaattaaaaaaaaaaatcacagcgtCCAGGAGCCATTTTGGAAGCCATACTGAATCATCAGCTCTTCCTTACCAATGAACTTGAGAATGACAGCTGAACTTATTACATTTTTGCCCATTTTGTAAGAATTCTACCATTCATACACATTCCTATGCTAAATGCATTCTTGATATTTCTATACAAAATTGGGGCCATGCTTGTATGACCAGAGTAAAGGCAAGGACACATGCCTGACTCTAcagcccaggtgctgggattaaacctcTTCTACATCTAGCTCCTAGATATAATATACGTTTCAGGACAGATTTACTATTTACTATGCTCTGTACCCACATTTCCTACAAGTTTAACACCATCCCATGAAAAAATTGCCATCATATATTAGCACACAGTGCTTAAATTTTGGCTCAACTTTGTCTCTTCCCTGCCTCCCCAAACCTCACTATTAAATGTTGTTCAGGTAGCATACCTACCCTTTACTCCAGTCTTCCTCTCCCTCATTTAAATACAATGAAAGCCCCAACACAGAGCTTGTATTATACTTAATCTTGGATCTTTTGCAGCACATAGGTCTTGGACCAATATACTATTTTCCCACTCCCTGCGTGctatctcttttctttccttttttttttttttttttggtttttcgagacagggtttctctgtgtagctttgtgcctttcctggatcttgctctgtagaccaggctggccatgctATCTCTAGAATTATCCAGAGAAGAGGAACGTAGTTTTATGTTTGCCCCTATTTGTGTACTGAAGTAGAGGTGAGCACATGTTATCAAATCTTGgatcacatctttaaaaaaatcatgtcccCATGTTAAGGTTATAATATTCATCTCTTGGCCTATGATTtgacattttcttatatttttcccAACACGCCAAGTTGATTTATTTGGTGAATCAAGAGGTATAACATATTTAAGGCTTTTTACCATGGTGCTAAATTGTTTTCCCTTCAAAAACCGTATGTATTCATAACCCTAACAGTGAGTAAAAACACACATCTTCTGGGAAGCACCGGCAaatcttcacttttatttttgccttgcatgtaaggcaagtgctctaccactgagttatattccCAAGCCTCAGTACCTTTCATTCAAGGCCTCCTACATATTAGGCAAGCATTCAACTGCTATGCCAACTATACCCGAAGCTTCaaacatcttctttttttttttttttctaatctaacTTGCATAGTGGGGTATCTTCATTTGAAAATGTGTGATCTCAAGGCATCTTCATAAATCAGTGGTCAgatcttttttttccttacatgggcatttttatttccttttcttctagggCGCTTGTTTCACATTGATCACAACACCATGTTtttttgttcaaatattttaagtgtgtttAATAGTGTCTTACGGACTGCATGTACTCATATCTCAGTATTACAAATAAACCTGGCTGGCTTTTCCTTTGCAACCTTTGGTTTTGTTGTGCTCAGGGAAAATGCCAAACAGATGTTAGAAGTGAGTTCTTACATTACTTCTTTGTATGTTTTTAGTTTCCCCCAAATTTACAGCAATATTT encodes:
- the Morf4l2 gene encoding mortality factor 4-like protein 2; this translates as MSSRKQASQTRGQQSAEEDNFKKPTRGNMQRSKMRGAASGKKSAGSQPKNLEPALPGRWGGRSAENPPSGSVRKTRKNKQKTPGNGDGGSTSEVAQPPRKKRARADPTVESEEAFKNRMEVKVKIPEELKPWLVEDWDLVTRQKQLFQLPAKKNVDAILEEYANCKKSQGNVDNKEYAVNEVVGGIKEYFNVMLGTQLLYKFERPQYAEILLAHPDAPMSQIYGAPHLLRLFVRIGAMLAYTPLDEKSLALLLGYLHDFLKYLAKNSASLFTASDYKVASAEYHRKAL